One genomic window of Pocillopora verrucosa isolate sample1 chromosome 8, ASM3666991v2, whole genome shotgun sequence includes the following:
- the LOC131797959 gene encoding probable ATP-dependent RNA helicase DDX47, whose amino-acid sequence MLETFKMAAVEDEVDKDGEDVTFKSLGIVDVLCEACQQLGWKSPTKIQREAIPVALQGNDIIGLAETGSGKTGAFALPVLQKLLENPQRLYALILTPTRELAFQISEQFEALGASIGVKCAVIVGGIDMMSQALMLAKKPHIIIASPGRLVDHLENTKGFNLRTLKYLIMDEADRILNLDFEKEVDKILKIIPRERRTYLYSATMTKKVQKLQRASLQSPVKVEVATKYTTVDKLQQSYLFIPNKFKDCYLVSVLNELAGNSFMVFCGTCNNVQRVTLMLRNLGLQAVPLHGQMTQSKRLGALNKFKSKDRSILIATDVASRGLDIPHVDVVINFDIPTHSKDYIHRVGRTARAGRSGRSITFVTQYDVELYQRIEQLIGKKLPLYPTVEEEVMLLMERVTEAQRYAKMELRELQEKKKRPLDEGENSQEIRMPSKKKKFAAGKKKGKKFK is encoded by the exons ATGttagaaactttcaaaatggcggccgtCGAAGACGAAGTTGATAAAGATGGAGAAGACGTGACTTTCAAATCACTG GGAATTGTCGATGTTTTGTGTGAAGCCTGCCAACAATTGGGATGGAAGTCACCCACAAAGATACAAAGAGAAGCCATTCCAGTTGCTTTACAAG GCAATGATATAATTGGTTTAGCAGAAACAGGTTCTGGGAAGACAGGAGCATTTGCTCTTCCAGTTCTTCAGAAGCTACTTGAAAATCCGCAGAGATTGTATGCCCTTATTCTAACACCAACAAG AGAACTGGCATTTCAGATTTCTGAACAGTTTGAAGCCTTAGGAGCAAGTATTGGAGTGAAGTGCG CTGTAATAGTTGGGGGAATTGATATGATGTCACAGGCTCTCATGTTGGCAAAAAAGCCACACATCATAATAG cCTCACCAGGAAGGCTTGTTGATCACCTAGAAAACACAAAAGGATTCAATTTAAGAACTCTGAAATATCTG ATAATGGATGAAGCTGATAGGATATTAAATCTTGATTTCGAAAAAGAG GTGGACAAGATATTGAAGATAATTCCTAGAGAGAGAAGAACATATTTATACTCTGCAACCATGACAAAAAAG GTTCAAAAGCTTCAAAGAGCTTCTTTACAAAGTCCTGTTAAAGTTGAAGTTGCAACAAA ATACACCACTGTGGACAAGTTACAGCAGAGTTATTTGTTTATACCAAACAAATTTAAG GACTGTTATCTTGTATCTGTCCTCAATGAACTGGCTGGAAACAGTTTCATGGTGTTTTGTGGCACGTGTAACAATGTGCAGAG agtgacACTCATGCTGAGAAATCTCGGTCTCCAGGCTGTGCCTCTTCATGGACAGATGACTCAG tCAAAAAGACTCGGCGCCCTGAACAAGTTCAAGTCCAAAGACCGCTCAATTCTGATCGCCACAGATGTGGCTAGCAGGGGCCTGGACATTCCACATGTGGATGTTGTTATTAATTTTGATATACCAACACATTCTAAG GATTATATTCATCGAGTTGGACGAACAGCTAGAGCTGGTCGTTCTGGGCGCTCTATTACCTTCGTTACTCA GTATGACGTGGAATTATACCAACGAATCGAGCAGCTTATAGGCAAAAAACTACCTCTGTACCCCACAGTGGAGGAGGAAGTCATGTTACTGATGGAACGAGTGACAGAGGCACAGAGATACGCTAAGATG GAGCTCCGAGAGttgcaagagaaaaagaagaggCCCTTAGACGAAGGAGAGAACAGTCAAGAGATCAGAATGCcaagcaagaaaaagaaatttgctgCTGgcaagaaaaagggaaagaaatttaaataa